Proteins encoded in a region of the Microtus ochrogaster isolate Prairie Vole_2 chromosome 19, MicOch1.0, whole genome shotgun sequence genome:
- the Ranbp3l gene encoding ran-binding protein 3-like isoform X1, whose translation MSTTQRKDDSHLFASLCTCQLKVQEDQQQPEKYVIAQPTFVFEKGEYTFKRPAEDSLDEMAEHEFSGFSRKRIRSSSVTLYSTDSESPGVAALSQTCLRSSSFTDAPTFPPSGPVKKNNVFMTSSLVQRNIDMSSIEQGSVRPSEHVLRPAILQPPQAQSCKNISKTFGHGELKSCKIKENIKHKISDANSGLQSENLPNASSVQLSTDLHVSEETSGCQPTEDKRSFQSCSSDFVFGENMVERVLGTQKLTQSSLQNHSYAKEKTFKSVLKFPNATSDPNSIKNLSLIESAAAFSSKPSQKCLLEKIDVITGEETEHNVLKINCKIFVFTKITQSWTERGRGILRLNDIASGDCGTLQSRLIMRNQGNLRLVLNSRLWTQMKIQRANHRNLRMTATDLEDDGIKIFLIQASAKDIGYLYAAIHHRLVALRSLRKHADGDPVDSQSDTVLQQFSCDEDEEDFIQVTKNGSGPSRWNYRQSVVCS comes from the exons ATGTCTACCACACAAAGGAAAGACGACAGCCACCTGTTTGCCAGTCTGTGCACGTGCCAGCTGAAGGTGCAGGAGGACCAGCAACAGCCAG AAAAATATGTCATTGCTCAACCaacatttgtttttgagaaaggagaATACACTTTCAAG AGACCTGCAGAAGACAGCCTGGATGAAATGGCAGAACATG AATTCAGTGGTTTCTCAAGAAAACGCATAAGGTCTTCATCTGTCACACTTTATAGTACAGATTCCGAGTCTCCGGGAG TGGCAGCTTTGTCTCAGACATGCCTGAGGTCCTCATCATTCACTGATGCCCCAACTTTCCCCCCCTCTGGACCAG tgaagaaaaacaatgtttttatgaCATCAAGTCTGGTGCAAAGGAATATTGACATGAGCAGCATAGAGCAAG GTTCTGTGAGGCCTTCGGAGCATGTTCTAAGACCTGCTATTCTGCAGCCACCTCAAGCTCAAAGCTgcaaaaacataagcaaaacatTTGGGCATGGTGAATTGAAATCCtgcaaaattaaggaaaatatcaagCACAAG aTATCTGATGCAAACTCTGGTTTGCAAAGTGAAAATTTACCAAATGCCAGTTCAGTCCAGCTGTCTACTGATCTACACGTCTCAGAGGAAACCTCGGG ATGCCAACCAACAGAAGATAAGCGTTCTTTTCAAAGCTGCAGTTCTGACTTTGTTTTTGGAGAAAACATGGTAGAAAGAGTTTTG GGCACTCAAAAGCTCACCCAGTCTTCACTTCAAAACCATTCATATGCCAAGGAAAAAACATTCAAATCTGTTCTGAAATTTCCTAACGCCACTTCAGATCCAA ACTCTATTAAAAATCTATCCCTAATTGAATCAGCTGCTGCCTTTTCTTCTAAACCATCACAAAAATGCTTGCTTGAGAAAATTGATGTCATAACAGGAGAAGAAACGGAACATAATGTATTAAAG ATCAACTGCAAGATCTTTGTATTCACCAAAATAACACAATCCTGGACTGAAAGAGGCCGAGGAATCTTGCGGCTGAATGACATAGCCAGCGGTGACTGTGGGACACTGCAGTCAAGACTAA TCATGCGCAACCAAGGCAACCTGAGGCTGGTCCTCAACAGCAGACTCTGGACCCAGATGAAGATTCAGAGAGCAAATCACAGAAATCTGCGAATGACTGCGACCGATTTAGAAGACGATggtataaaaatattcttaattcaG GCTAGCGCCAAAGACATAGGCTATCTGTATGCAGCGATACATCACCGTCTTGTTGCCCTCCGAAGCCTCAGGAAGCATGCTGATGGCGATCCGGTTGACAGCCAATCGGACACAGTCCTCCAGCAGTTCAGCTGTGACGAGGACGAGGAGGACTTCATACAAGTCACTAAAAATGGATCAG GCCCTTCAAGGTGGAACTACAGACAGTCAGTTGTCTGCTCATAG
- the Ranbp3l gene encoding ran-binding protein 3-like isoform X2 yields MSTTQRKDDSHLFASLCTCQLKVQEDQQQPEKYVIAQPTFVFEKGEYTFKRPAEDSLDEMAEHEFSGFSRKRIRSSSVTLYSTDSESPGVKKNNVFMTSSLVQRNIDMSSIEQGSVRPSEHVLRPAILQPPQAQSCKNISKTFGHGELKSCKIKENIKHKISDANSGLQSENLPNASSVQLSTDLHVSEETSGCQPTEDKRSFQSCSSDFVFGENMVERVLGTQKLTQSSLQNHSYAKEKTFKSVLKFPNATSDPNSIKNLSLIESAAAFSSKPSQKCLLEKIDVITGEETEHNVLKINCKIFVFTKITQSWTERGRGILRLNDIASGDCGTLQSRLIMRNQGNLRLVLNSRLWTQMKIQRANHRNLRMTATDLEDDGIKIFLIQASAKDIGYLYAAIHHRLVALRSLRKHADGDPVDSQSDTVLQQFSCDEDEEDFIQVTKNGSGPSRWNYRQSVVCS; encoded by the exons ATGTCTACCACACAAAGGAAAGACGACAGCCACCTGTTTGCCAGTCTGTGCACGTGCCAGCTGAAGGTGCAGGAGGACCAGCAACAGCCAG AAAAATATGTCATTGCTCAACCaacatttgtttttgagaaaggagaATACACTTTCAAG AGACCTGCAGAAGACAGCCTGGATGAAATGGCAGAACATG AATTCAGTGGTTTCTCAAGAAAACGCATAAGGTCTTCATCTGTCACACTTTATAGTACAGATTCCGAGTCTCCGGGAG tgaagaaaaacaatgtttttatgaCATCAAGTCTGGTGCAAAGGAATATTGACATGAGCAGCATAGAGCAAG GTTCTGTGAGGCCTTCGGAGCATGTTCTAAGACCTGCTATTCTGCAGCCACCTCAAGCTCAAAGCTgcaaaaacataagcaaaacatTTGGGCATGGTGAATTGAAATCCtgcaaaattaaggaaaatatcaagCACAAG aTATCTGATGCAAACTCTGGTTTGCAAAGTGAAAATTTACCAAATGCCAGTTCAGTCCAGCTGTCTACTGATCTACACGTCTCAGAGGAAACCTCGGG ATGCCAACCAACAGAAGATAAGCGTTCTTTTCAAAGCTGCAGTTCTGACTTTGTTTTTGGAGAAAACATGGTAGAAAGAGTTTTG GGCACTCAAAAGCTCACCCAGTCTTCACTTCAAAACCATTCATATGCCAAGGAAAAAACATTCAAATCTGTTCTGAAATTTCCTAACGCCACTTCAGATCCAA ACTCTATTAAAAATCTATCCCTAATTGAATCAGCTGCTGCCTTTTCTTCTAAACCATCACAAAAATGCTTGCTTGAGAAAATTGATGTCATAACAGGAGAAGAAACGGAACATAATGTATTAAAG ATCAACTGCAAGATCTTTGTATTCACCAAAATAACACAATCCTGGACTGAAAGAGGCCGAGGAATCTTGCGGCTGAATGACATAGCCAGCGGTGACTGTGGGACACTGCAGTCAAGACTAA TCATGCGCAACCAAGGCAACCTGAGGCTGGTCCTCAACAGCAGACTCTGGACCCAGATGAAGATTCAGAGAGCAAATCACAGAAATCTGCGAATGACTGCGACCGATTTAGAAGACGATggtataaaaatattcttaattcaG GCTAGCGCCAAAGACATAGGCTATCTGTATGCAGCGATACATCACCGTCTTGTTGCCCTCCGAAGCCTCAGGAAGCATGCTGATGGCGATCCGGTTGACAGCCAATCGGACACAGTCCTCCAGCAGTTCAGCTGTGACGAGGACGAGGAGGACTTCATACAAGTCACTAAAAATGGATCAG GCCCTTCAAGGTGGAACTACAGACAGTCAGTTGTCTGCTCATAG